The DNA region AACTTCGGTTTTTCCTGTCAACTCAGAGACCACATCCTTCTTAACTCTCCTCAGCATGAAAGGTTTCAGAATGGCATGCTGTTATCAGTGAGTTTGAGAAAGAGAGTGAGAAGCAAAATATAATGAATCATAGATCCAAAACATAAGCAACAGAATCCAGCATATCATAGGACAACTTTTTTATGATAAACTAAAGCTTTAAAGCAATTATTTGGCATCAACATCATTGATCAGCCGGGGCATACCCAGACAGAATTCCAGCCACACAAGCAACTATAAAGTCTGATCATCTGATGTACATTTAAACAAGATCATACTCTTTGACCTAGAACATATGATTTGCTACCAACTCAAACTAACACCAACACATTAAAACCATGCTTTGAGCTCTAAAGTAATGAATGTGATGCTTACCAATCGATTAAGCTGGTGCTCGTTTAATGTCCCACCATGTTCTGCATGACTCTCAATTCTGATAAAGTTAAGGAGaataaggaaaaaaaacttTTAGCTCATATAGATGACGGTAACCAACAGTGTAGAGAAGAAACATACCCTTTTGAAAACCATTCATTGAATTGTTCATGGCTATCAAATAAAGTTGGCATAATAAAATGTAAGAGTGCCCACAGTTCAGCCATGTTATTTTGAATAGGAGTTCCAGTCAGAAGCAAGCGGTTTCGGCAATTAAAGCTGAGCAGTGTTTTCCATCTTATACTGCCATTCCAACATTCAACATTGTCAATAGTAGCATATATAAGATATTTACCTATATATCACATGTGTGTGTGACTAAATAATTTGAGAAATAGATAAAACTGCGAACTGCAAGTAGTTTAACTACAGAGTAAAAATGTGAATCCTAGAAGTGAACGCGGAGGGATTGTGTACACACATTAAAGGGGAAACAAAAGTTGGGTAAAAAGCTAGTTTTGAAGAGCTTTTTTGGCATATTTGTGTCTATGCTGGGTCTAGAACACATAAATGCAGATATGTATATACAGAAAATTGCAATTATGTAGCATACATAATTGGAGTAAGATGACTGTCGAAGACTCGGACCTGTTGGAACTTTTGATTGCCTGGGCTTCATCCAACACCATGTATTGCCATTTCACACGGCGAAAGTACTTCTCGTCAGAAACCAGCAGCTGGTAACTGGTGATGAGAATGTGAAATCCAGCCTCCCTGACAAATTGGGCAGGCTTGACTCAGTGAAACAAAAGAATAAACTTGAAATTTTCAGAAAAGTAAAAAAGTCAAAGAGAGCCAAACAAATCAAGAGCTAATTAGTCCAATGCAcaatgaaaagagaaaaaaagccAAAGCATGGTATCTATTTGTGCTTCCACAAAAGCTCCAGCAACGGAAGTGTGACACTTTCAATACCCATTTCCCAATTTCCATGTGAAGCAAGCAATAACACAGTCAATGGCATCTTCATTCCTAATTTCAGCCTCTCACATTCACTCTTGAATTTAAGCAACCTTCACTATATCGATAATATATGCATGGAAATGGTTGCGCTGTATACATATGGGCACTAGTAAATTATGCATAATGTAGTGCCTCTTCTCAAGCAGttaactaataaaaaatgcatattattgCTATTAGTGTCCCCATTGCTCAACCATTCATGATACTTTACTGCACATAAAATGTTAAAGCTGCTTTGTTGAAAATTTGATTTATCATTACTAGGCTTATTTCAATTCCAAGAAAACAATGTCTTAACAACCTAGCCTAGAGTTGTGTAATTTCCCAGAATTTACATATCATCTAATTCTCATTCAGATGACATATTACCATAACAGCAGAGTTTTATATCAGTTACACCTAACAACATATATGCAAAGAATCAGACCACTCGCTATAGTACAATGTTATGGATGGCGTATGGCGGCTTACGGCAGTAAGCcaaaaaaccgccacagggatatggcggtcgatgaattaattaataaaatattagtaatatatgtatagataaattcaaaaaattaaaaaaataataaaaacatgtaAATATCAACTACTAAAACAGTTAATAAAGCGTAAAGTCATAAGCAATTATATATTATGCCTATAATAATAAGTCTTAGTTCAaccattaaaatataaagtcatcattataatatatataaaatctaAATTAAAACCATCCTCAATCATCATCCTCCCCAACATagccatcctcatcctcatcaaTATCATCGTCCTCCGGGTCCTCCGGCTCCAAAGAAGTagatccttcttcttcatcaccAACTTCTTCATCTTCCGATTCTTCATCCACAAGCTCTCTTTCTTCAACCACTGTCTCCAATctgcctttccctttccctttccctttccctatTTGGCCCTTCCCTTTTCTAGATATGGATGTGGTTCTTGAGGCTTTCCTAGAACTTGATGAGGTAGaagtttcttttcttttcttagacCAACACCTAGTATAAGTGATAGGCTCTCCAATGCCCGACGCCTCGTACACGGTATCCCAATCAAGCGAATCTCCATCAAAAACCATATCATTGCCTTCACCTTCACCACCGTCGTACTCTCCAACCAACCACTCGTTACTGTGATCAAGGTAATCGACTGAAAGAGGATCGAGTTCATTTCTTTGTTCGTACCTCTCATACAATTTTTGGTTATATTTGACTGGCGACGGGGGGCAGGCGCTGACTGGCGAGCGGGGGCCACTGACCGGCGTCGTTTGGTGTAGCTAGGGTTTTTTTTGGAGGTTGGCGCAGCTAGGGTTTATTTGGGAGAGAATCTGattctaaaaacaaaacaaaatttattaattgggtcgggtttgggccGGGTTTGAGGGTAAAATAAATTTGGACCGTCTTATTTGCTAATTGGGCTGAGGATTGGGGGCAGCCCAATCAAAACTGACGCCATACCTGCCATGGCGCCTCATTCGTGGCGGCAAATGGCAGTTGCCATTAAAAAGTTTCATGGCAGCGTAACGCTATGGGGTTTTTCTTGAAACCCGCCATGCAATGGCGCCACGGCGGCGCCATAGCCGATATTTAATAACACTGACTATGGTAACATATAAATGAGATATAACAGAAGTATCAGTGTATTCTTCATGGAACAAGCAGCTAAAAGAAGCACATGGAGGTTAGAACTGGTGACTCACCTTCGATAAAGATGCTTTGGGTTGATGTTCTTCCTAAGCACTGTACGCTCCTGAAGACCACCCCAATATGGAAGAGTCTTCAAGTCAGGACAGAAACGGCTGATTTCATCAGCCCAATTGTTCAAGACAGAAGCAGGTGCAACCACCAGAAAAGGCCCccatatatttttttcctatGCATCAGAACCAGTTAGACAGAATGACTTCCAGCCAGAAACTTGatagaataattaattaccTCGGCCAAATGAGCCAAGAATGCCATAGCTTGAATTGTCTTTCCCAGACCCATTTCATCAGCGAGAATACCATTTAATCCCTGGTAAGAAAAGATGTGAGTCAGATCCACCGGGGCAGCCTTCTAAAGTGGGAGCAGACACTAGTTACCTGCTCGTAACAATTTACAAGCCACTGAAGGCCTTTCAGTTGATATTCTTTAAGGGAACCCTTGAACATCACAGGCGTCTGAACTGTTGATCCTACAGGCATGGTTGACCTGAGAGAACCATAAACAATTACTTACTAGTACATTAATGATCAAGGATGGAATACTTTTATCAACTGAAAATCGAGAGTGGGGATTAGGAAGTAATGTCAGAAGTAAAAAAGAAACCCACGGGTGCAGCAAATCAATATTGCTAGACTCGGTGACCAAGCCATCTTGGAGAGGGACCTCAGCTTCTCCAGCTAGACGTAGCTTTAAGCATTCGTTATCAAATGCACTTGTCATTTTCTTCTGCTTTGAAACTGCATCATGAGCTGCTCTGAGAGCTTCCCTTCTTAATTCAGCAGCTTCAGGATCCTCTTCCTCCGGCAGCTGATCTGAAAGAATTTCTTGGTCATCAGATTTTTCATCACCCACTGCTAATGCTCCCGAGGGTTCTGAGGCCTTATTCTGCATGAAGTGACTGTAAAGTTCTGTCTGTGACAACAGAAAATTGAGCCTCTGCTGCTGCCTCTTAGCTTCACGAAGTTCTTGTTCACGCTTCAGAGCTTCAGCagcttctttttcttctcttttcctCACTTCCGCCTTCAAGTGAATGATTTCATAGATTAGAAAGTAGAAACTCCGTATCACTGGCTTTATGTAAATTTGTCACCAAAGTATGAACCATATCGAATCAAGCTCTATCAAAAACATCATAATTCTTAAGCTTTTGAGCAACTTTTATAATAGTGCTATAGTATTTTATTTGACAGTCTTTCAATTATGTAACTATGTGATGTGTTTAAGAAGGTTTCTTCTTGCTGAAAATAGAATTAATAGTAAGAAAGTACCATCTCCTTGTCAACTCTCTTCCAAAACACTAGCATGTCTCTAGCCAGTTTCCTTGTCCTGATTCCAGCACCCCTCATCAATTTGAGAGACCTGCTGACTTTCATTTTCACCTGGAAAAGAATCAAGATCGGTTTAAGACAGAATACTGGATAAGGGTGTTGAGTTGATCATGATGGATTATTATGGGAAAACAACATATGTCACAGTAGCACAAACCTCTCTTTGACAGGTTTCAGAAACTCTCTTAGCATCAATAATTTGCTTTCTGTGGAAATTAGTGAAAATCCTGTGATGTTTTGGAATTTCTTTTCTTGCTATATTAACCCAATATTTACTGAACTTTTCCATTTCTTCCCTCTCAATTGCAGAAGGGTCTTTCTTCACCTTTGCCTTCTTGGGTAAACCACGTTCAATGATCTGCACCATCTCAATTAATAACATGACTGATAATCAGAtacataaaattacaaaaacaaaataaaggtCGAGCAAGAAATTTTCCTAACCTCATAAGTATCCCCCTTCTCCAAAACTTTTACATAATACACCTGCAATATACCACCTTCTGACAATATAGATCGCCTAATCCTTCCAGCTGCCCCTTCGGGAATGCCATCACTTCCCAATGCTGTTTCACTGATGCTTAGACAGAAATTCTCAGCATAATTATTGGTCTGCTGGGCTCTCAATCTAGCCTGAAGTGATTCGTACTGAGGCCGTTGGTCACCCATCCCTGCCCTGCTTCCATGCTGAAACTTGTTATCAGAAGCCATCATTGCAGCTAATGAACCCAAGTCAAGGGTGCCCTTTAGGTAAAATTCCTCCACTTGGATATCTGACATACTTGGCAAACTTAGTGACGATGACAGCTTTTCAAAGGGAAGAGGAATCCTATATGTAATGGCATCCCCTATATCCAGAAAAGCTGGTTCAAGATTTGGTCTGAAATTTTGAAACGATGCACCAAGGATTAGCCAAAATTAATCAAAGATTCTGTTATATCGGTTACAACAGAGCAAACACGTAGTGATACCTCTCATAAATTACTTGTATGATACTTCAAAATTGAACAGAAACCAACTAAATAGAAAGGTTAACTCCTTGGTCTCTCCTTCCAGAATCTTGATAATAAAAAGCTTGGCAAAAGTCCTGATATCTATGGTAATTGGCTCACATAACCATTGTAGTGGTCTAGTGGATGTATTTGCTTTTTACAAATGATATATTTCATCTGATTTTAGTGACTGCTGTGCTAGTGCCCAACAAGCTAACCTTATCTGGTCTGTGAATAATAGCAAAGTATCcagaaaaatatactccctccgtccaccaataaatgtctcatttggatttttactacttttggtaatggaccccacatttcactaattttatttcactcacatttcactataaaactaatacagagtatataaaagtaggaccaccttccactaacattttttaCTCACATTCtgctacatttcttaaaacccgtgcccggtcaaattGGCCTTgtattggtggacggagggagtacttgacATAGATGGAGAGTCATTTCAGGCTTATATTATTTCTAAAAGTTTTCATAATCTCAACcccaatcactttttctttctatctctctcttactttaccaattatccATTAAACCCCGTGTCCCttcaaaagttcatatttttcaaggACGTATGAAATAACCTTACAAGTTACAATCTCCGAAAACGAGATATTCTAGTATCCAGAGTACTGCTACTATTTAAGTCAAAACTAAAAATTTCCCTAAAACAATTAGTTTACACTAATAACAAGAACAATCCATCACGTGTAATACATGAGGCAAGAGGCAAACCTGGAAGCACCGTATTGCTGCCCAAAATCTGATTCAGGATAATTTCCTAGTTTTTGAGAACTACTACTGTTTAGAAAATCCGAAGTCGATTCAAACTTGGGAAATCCCCCCCTGTTATCATTCATTGGTTTCTGATCTTTAAGGGCCACATTACTTTTGATTGCCATAGTCCCAGTTCTTGTCTGTCCTGGATTTTGGGGGGCATAGTTGAGCCTCCTTTTGTACTTCTGAATATGATCTCCAAGCATTGCACGATATCGCTCCTCTGAAATATATGAACTGTAACTGCCTGTTCCTTCCTCGTCACTACTATAAGCACTCCGCCTCTTCATTTTTGATCCCCTCTCCGACATTGTTCCATTCATGTCGCCTAACGCTCCCCCTAGtcaacaaaaaaacaactaGCTCTCAAATTTACGAATAGAGCCTAAAACAACTCCAGAACGCATCAACTTATTCAACTGCACGCCATACATGCAAtggtaaaaataataataaccgAGAGAAAACTTGCTATTAATCTGATTTCCATGTTCAAATTCAACCcagaaagaaaaaaacacaacaaaaacaagaaatatACATATACAGATTTTCTGACAAAACCGAATTGCCTACCTTGGCTACCTCTGCTCTCATCCTGACTACTATTCCCATAATAATCAAAA from Salvia splendens isolate huo1 chromosome 9, SspV2, whole genome shotgun sequence includes:
- the LOC121747771 gene encoding chromatin-remodeling ATPase INO80-like isoform X2, producing the protein MNGTMSERGSKMKRRSAYSSDEEGTGSYSSYISEERYRAMLGDHIQKYKRRLNYAPQNPGQTRTGTMAIKSNVALKDQKPMNDNRGGFPKFESTSDFLNSSSSQKLGNYPESDFGQQYGASRPNLEPAFLDIGDAITYRIPLPFEKLSSSLSLPSMSDIQVEEFYLKGTLDLGSLAAMMASDNKFQHGSRAGMGDQRPQYESLQARLRAQQTNNYAENFCLSISETALGSDGIPEGAAGRIRRSILSEGGILQVYYVKVLEKGDTYEIIERGLPKKAKVKKDPSAIEREEMEKFSKYWVNIARKEIPKHHRIFTNFHRKQIIDAKRVSETCQREVKMKVSRSLKLMRGAGIRTRKLARDMLVFWKRVDKEMAEVRKREEKEAAEALKREQELREAKRQQQRLNFLLSQTELYSHFMQNKASEPSGALAVGDEKSDDQEILSDQLPEEEDPEAAELRREALRAAHDAVSKQKKMTSAFDNECLKLRLAGEAEVPLQDGLVTESSNIDLLHPSTMPVGSTVQTPVMFKGSLKEYQLKGLQWLVNCYEQGLNGILADEMGLGKTIQAMAFLAHLAEEKNIWGPFLVVAPASVLNNWADEISRFCPDLKTLPYWGGLQERTVLRKNINPKHLYRREAGFHILITSYQLLVSDEKYFRRVKWQYMVLDEAQAIKSSNSIRWKTLLSFNCRNRLLLTGTPIQNNMAELWALLHFIMPTLFDSHEQFNEWFSKGIESHAEHGGTLNEHQLNRLHAILKPFMLRRVKKDVVSELTGKTEVTVHCKLSSRQQAFYQAIKNKISLAELFDGNRGHLSEKKILNLMNIVIQLRKVCNHPELFERNEGSTYFHFGDVPNSLPPPPFGELEDVFYSGGRSPITYEIPKLVYQETVGGFKAHNSEAGQCLSRESIQKLFNTFSPENISSSSLQKDCGRSGTFEFSRFIDLSPAELSFLATGSFMERLLFSIMRSDRQYLDEILDLLMESDNGDVHDIQHAHIGKEKARAVMRMLLLPSRSEKSVLRRKLATGPLDAPFEALIIPYQDRLLSDIKLVHSVYSFIPRTRAPPINVRCSDRNFAYKMVQEWHDPWLKRLLTGFARTSDYNGPRKPIGTHPLIQEIDAELPITQPALQLTYKIFGSCPPMQPFDPAKMLTDSGKLQTLDMLLKRLRAQNHRVLLFAQMTKMLNILEDYMNYRKYRYLRLDGSSTIMDRRDMVKDFQHRSDIFVFLLSTRAGGLGINLTAADTVIFYESDWNPTLDLQAMDRAHRLGQTKDVTVYRLICKETVEEKILQRASQKNTVQQLVMTGGHVQGDLLAPEDVVSLLIDDAQLEHKLKEVSQQAKDRQKKKSGAKGIRIDAEGAVSLEDFANAELQDNDFEPPDPEKTKSSSKKRKPAGDKQTQPKARAQKSSKQVDSSSPNQTIADYEHEDPSLLADSRQQRPKRLKRPTKSVNENIEPAFTAIQHQSSEL
- the LOC121747771 gene encoding chromatin-remodeling ATPase INO80-like isoform X1 is translated as MDSKRKYTYGNLFNLEPLMNFQLPKQDEDFDYYGNSSQDESRGSQGGALGDMNGTMSERGSKMKRRSAYSSDEEGTGSYSSYISEERYRAMLGDHIQKYKRRLNYAPQNPGQTRTGTMAIKSNVALKDQKPMNDNRGGFPKFESTSDFLNSSSSQKLGNYPESDFGQQYGASRPNLEPAFLDIGDAITYRIPLPFEKLSSSLSLPSMSDIQVEEFYLKGTLDLGSLAAMMASDNKFQHGSRAGMGDQRPQYESLQARLRAQQTNNYAENFCLSISETALGSDGIPEGAAGRIRRSILSEGGILQVYYVKVLEKGDTYEIIERGLPKKAKVKKDPSAIEREEMEKFSKYWVNIARKEIPKHHRIFTNFHRKQIIDAKRVSETCQREVKMKVSRSLKLMRGAGIRTRKLARDMLVFWKRVDKEMAEVRKREEKEAAEALKREQELREAKRQQQRLNFLLSQTELYSHFMQNKASEPSGALAVGDEKSDDQEILSDQLPEEEDPEAAELRREALRAAHDAVSKQKKMTSAFDNECLKLRLAGEAEVPLQDGLVTESSNIDLLHPSTMPVGSTVQTPVMFKGSLKEYQLKGLQWLVNCYEQGLNGILADEMGLGKTIQAMAFLAHLAEEKNIWGPFLVVAPASVLNNWADEISRFCPDLKTLPYWGGLQERTVLRKNINPKHLYRREAGFHILITSYQLLVSDEKYFRRVKWQYMVLDEAQAIKSSNSIRWKTLLSFNCRNRLLLTGTPIQNNMAELWALLHFIMPTLFDSHEQFNEWFSKGIESHAEHGGTLNEHQLNRLHAILKPFMLRRVKKDVVSELTGKTEVTVHCKLSSRQQAFYQAIKNKISLAELFDGNRGHLSEKKILNLMNIVIQLRKVCNHPELFERNEGSTYFHFGDVPNSLPPPPFGELEDVFYSGGRSPITYEIPKLVYQETVGGFKAHNSEAGQCLSRESIQKLFNTFSPENISSSSLQKDCGRSGTFEFSRFIDLSPAELSFLATGSFMERLLFSIMRSDRQYLDEILDLLMESDNGDVHDIQHAHIGKEKARAVMRMLLLPSRSEKSVLRRKLATGPLDAPFEALIIPYQDRLLSDIKLVHSVYSFIPRTRAPPINVRCSDRNFAYKMVQEWHDPWLKRLLTGFARTSDYNGPRKPIGTHPLIQEIDAELPITQPALQLTYKIFGSCPPMQPFDPAKMLTDSGKLQTLDMLLKRLRAQNHRVLLFAQMTKMLNILEDYMNYRKYRYLRLDGSSTIMDRRDMVKDFQHRSDIFVFLLSTRAGGLGINLTAADTVIFYESDWNPTLDLQAMDRAHRLGQTKDVTVYRLICKETVEEKILQRASQKNTVQQLVMTGGHVQGDLLAPEDVVSLLIDDAQLEHKLKEVSQQAKDRQKKKSGAKGIRIDAEGAVSLEDFANAELQDNDFEPPDPEKTKSSSKKRKPAGDKQTQPKARAQKSSKQVDSSSPNQTIADYEHEDPSLLADSRQQRPKRLKRPTKSVNENIEPAFTAIQHQSSEL